From Paenibacillus sp. FSL H8-0537:
GTCCGAGCTGAAGCTGTACCTGGAAACGCCTTACATAACGGATGATACGGTCGATACGACAGCCTTTTATGTGGATGATGTGTCGATAGCAGTTATTTCCGACATGGCGATAGAGGACAATATTCCGGCAATAAAGGAGGTTTATAAAGACGATTTTGCAATTGGAGCGGCGGTATATCCGTGGCAAATGGAAGGCATTTATGGAGATTTGCTCGAAAAGCATTTCAATAGCTTAACGGCAACCTACGAGATGAAGCCCAAGTTTCTGGCGCCCAAGCAGGGGCAATATGCGTTTGCGGCAGCGGATCGTTACGTCCGCTTTGCCGAGGCAAATGATATGGTGGTGCGCGGCCATGCGCTCATCTGGCATACCGATGCGGCGGAATGGATGTATTGGGACAATAATGGCAAGCCAGCCAGCCGAACGCTAGCACTGCAGCGGATGAAGCAGTATATCGAGAAGGTCATGAAGCGCTACAAGGGCAAGGTATATGCGTGGGATGTCGTCAATGAGGCGATTGCGGATACAGGCGGCGATAAAAACGGGCTTCGCCAAACGTCGTGGTATAAAACGATCGGACCGGATTACATTGACAAAGCGTTTGAATTTGCGCGTGCTGCCGATCCAACGGCCAAGCTTTATTACAATGACTATGGGACGGAAACACCGCAAAAGCGGCAGCAAATTTATCAGCTGCTCAAGCGTCTTAAGAGCAAGGGACTTATTGATGGTGTAGGGCTGCAATCGCACTATAAGCTGGAGTCGCCATCGACGCCGGAAATCGAGAAAACGATCAAGCTGTATGCCGGACTTGGCTTGGACATTCAAATTACGGAGCTGGATATCGATACCCGAATCAGCTTCGGCACCGCAATGCCGGAGGCGATTGCCGTACAGCAGGCTTACCGTTACAAGGAGCTGCTGGGGCTTTATAAAAAATACAGCAAATCGATCTCATCTGTCACCTTCTGGGGTGTTCAGGATGAGAAGACATACAACAATCAGGCGCTGCTATTCGATACGGAGCTGCAGGCTAAGCCAGCTTATTGGGGAGTCGCCGATTCGTCGCAGCTGCCGTCAGACCCGCAAAGCCGCACGGTTGCTTTAAGAGCTTCGCCAAAAGTGCAGCAGTCAGTCGATCAAATATGGGATCAAGCGGTGTCCTCCCAGCTTACGCAGACGGGAAGCGAGATGTCGAGCTTCAAAACGCTATGGGACGGGACAAATTTGTATGTACAGGTCATTGTAGCCGATAAAACACGCGATGACGCTGATCAGGTGGAGCTGTATGTACAGGAGAATGGGCAGAAGGGCCGCGATAATGGACTAGAAGTAAGACGGCTGAGCTTTCCTCGTCTGAATCATCAGAAGGGCAGTTATTCTTATGTAACCAGAGCGCTCTCCACCGGCTATATAGTAGAAACGGTCATTCCTTGGAAAGCAATCAAGGGGGCAAATGGACGGGAAATTGGGTTTGAAGTCAAAATCATAGATGGAGCGTCCGGCGCAAGCGAGCCAATCTATTGGAACGACAGCGCTTGGCCCAGCGATTCGGTGAGCAAGCTGGGAGCGGTCTGGCTGGCTGATATGCCGAAATAAGGCTTGTTTGGCAATAGTGTGAGAGGAGCGGCAGAGGGCGCTCTTAACCGGCAGATAGACTGCCGCGAACGCCCTTGCCTTGGCTCTTGAGCTTGCTGACGAGAGTTGGTCTGTAGCGGCCCAAGATAAAGCGGATGACAAAATAGCCAAGTAAAGAAAACACAATGCTGTTCACGATGGAGCCAATCAGAAAATTCATGCCCAGATGGCCGAAGGAAGCAAAATGTCCCGCCTTATGTGTAAGCGGTGGCGCAACGGCATTGGCCGCATGGGCGGGATGATCGGCGGCTGGAGCCCCGACGAGGCGGTTCAGCCAAAATCCGACTTTGTAATTCAAATAAAATAGTCCTGGCCAAGTAATGGAGCCAATCGTCGAAAAAATAACGCAGGCGGCCAGATTGCCGCGAAGCAGCCGAGTCAGCAGTAGGGAAATCGGCAGTCCGACGATAAAAGTCGGAAACCAGCAGTGCAGAAAGCCCAGTACGCTGCCAAGAGCAACGACATGGTCGCTTTTTTTTATACGGAGCAGGCGCAAGCAATAATATTTGAATTTCCGCAACATTTTTGTTCTCACGATGAACGGCTCCCAGCTTATATGATGAATGTATCATATCATATTCGTGAGGTGGAACAAAGGTTGCTACAGCTTGAGCCCGCTGTGTTTTCGTCAAAAAGAGACAAGAAAGCACAGCAACGAAAAACAAGCCTCTGAATACGCCGTAGCAGCGAGAACAGAGACTTGTTTTTCTCGGACTGAAACGCACTGTGTCGCCAGAGGACAGTGCGTTTCACCTTGAGAGGTTTTATCAACAAAAGCCGAGAAGACTCCTTTCTCTACAGAGAGGGGATGAATCGGCCATTTTTGGACGTTTTACGAACGTATGTGCTATAATGATAAGAACATATAGGGAAGGAGGAGGGTCTCGTGTTGGTACATAAAGCTTATAAATATCGGATCTATCCGAATGAAGAACAACAAAGGCTGATTCATCAGATGTTTGGCTGTTGCCGTTTTGTATTCAATTATTTCTTGGGCTTATGGAAAGGTACCTATACGGCAACAGGCAAAGGATTATCCTATAACACCTGTGCCACTGAGCTTCCTTCCCTCAAAAAAGACTATGAGTGGTTGAAAGATGCCGATAGTATCGCGCTGCAATCAGCCGTTCGAAACGTGGCGGATAGCTTTGATCGATTTTTTAAGAAACAAAATCAGGCTCCACGTTTTAAGAGCCGTAAGTATCCCGTTCAAAGCTACACCACCAAATATACGAATGGCAATCTAGCGATTAAAGGGGATCAGCTCAAGCTTCCGAAATTGGGCTGGATTCGCTTTGCAAACTCCAGGGCGACAGACGGGCGCATCCTATCTGCAACGGTTAGGCGAAACGCGGCGGGTAAATATTTCGTATCCATCGTCTGTGAAGTCGACGTTCAATCGTTGCCGCAAACCGACAAACATATCGGAATTGACTTAGGACTCAAAGACTTTGCTGTAGGCTCCGATGGCATGCGGGTTGCCCATCCTAAAGCGTTTCGAAAGCACGAAAATCGGTTGGCGATGTGGCAGCGCCGCATGGCTCGCCGCACAAAAGGCGGCTCAAATTGGCAAAAAGCTAAAAACAAAGCCGCCTACATTCATGAAAAGATTGCAAATGTTCGTCATGATTTTTTGCATCAACTCACAACGAAGCTGATTCGTGAAAACCAAACCATCAGCATCGAAGACTTAAATGTGACAAGCATGCTTAAAAACCATAGGTTAGCCAAAGCCATTAGTGATGCGTCCTGGGGCGAATTCGAACGACAGTTATCGTATAAATCGCAGTGGTACGGACGGATCGTGAAGTTCGCAGCCCCATTTGCCCCGACGAGCCAAAGGTGTCATGGGTGTGGATTCATCCATAAAGAAGTGAAAAACCTTTGTGTGCGACAGTGGAAATGCCCGTCATGTGGTACGGTTCATGATCGGGATGAAAATGCCGCACACAATATTAAAGATGTGGCCGTATAGATGACAACGCCATGAACTGCGGGAACCGCAGGGATCGCTTGGTCTATTTTGCTTCGTTAGAGGCAACTACCCAAGAATCTCCCACTTCAAGCGTTAGCTAAGTGGGGGAGCGTTCAATTGTAATAGGACGTTGTGAGCGGAACGAATACGGCTCCACCCTCTTTGGCATCGGCATAAACATACAGCTGGTTTGCACCGCCGATTTCTACTTCAACCGTGACGAGCCCATCGGCAACGTTAATTTCCGTCGTTTTCAAAATCGTATCGGTATCCGTGTCCTTCACCGTCAGCTTGCCGAGGTCCTGACCAACGGCTGCGATTTGAAGGTAAAGCTTTTGGTATTTTTTCTTAGGCTCCAAAATGAATGAGCTTGAACGGGCACCTTCTGCGTTATCGAATATGGCTTCCTTGTAATCTTTGCCGTTATAGGTCGTTTGCGCAGCATCCTTCGTGCGGTACATATTGGTCGTCATGGAGCTTGAGATCGCAACGCCCTCTACCTTTTCGCCTAGCTGAATCATTTGCGTCTTGCTGTCATAGTCGACGGCAACGCCAAGCGCGTCGGAAATCGATCTTACCGGAAGGTAGGTTGTGCCTTTATAGCTAATTGGAACAACTGTATTATTGCTGCCGTCCCGGAGCTGCACCGGCTTGCCATCTACCTTGAAAGAAATGTCTTTATTCAAATAAGCTTTAATTTCTTGAAGTTTTGTAGCTCCGTAAGCACCTGTTGCCATGCTTGCAACAATCGTTGTGCCAAGAATTACAGCTATCGTAAGCTTTTTCAAAATAGGCCACTCTCCTGTTCTGGTTTGGAAAATGATAGTTCACATAACTGAAGCTTGAAAATGCTTACCCTATTATAGGTGCGCTGCAACAGAGGGACAAGCTTATTGGGACTATTTTCCTCTAAAAATAAGTCTCTAGAAATGGATTTGTTTTTGAAACGCGTTGCGTACATGCCACGTACAAGGAAGGAGAAATGTGGTTAATAGGAATAGAAACGGAACATGATAAGGAGGAGACAAATGTCAGGTGTTTGGATTCAGCATTCGGTTATTTTTAGCTTGAAGCATGCGGAGGGCTCGGATGAAGAGCAGCGATTTCTAGAGGATGGACGTACGATTTTGAGTGCTATCCCGGCCGTTCGCGATTTTCAGGTGTATTTGCAGGTAAGCCCTAAAAACGATTATCGTTTTGGCTTCTCCATGGTATTCGAAAGCAACGAAGATTACGAAGCCTATAATGCGCATCCGCTGCATGTGAAGTTTGTCGAGGAGCGCTGGGTTACGGAAGTAGAGAAATTCTTGGAAATTGATTATCAGAAACACGTTACGGTCGTTTAGAAGGAGGAGACAACGTTGGAATTGCTGTTGGAATATGGCTGGGTATTAGTGGTCTTGGTTGTTCTGGAGGGTTTGCTGGCAGCAGATAATGCGCTTGTGCTAGCTGTAATGGTTAAACATCTTGATGAGAAAAGCCGGAAGAAGGCGCTGTTTTACGGGTTGTTCGGCGCATTTATTTTCCGTCTAGCCTCCTTGTTCGTTATCTCGCTGCTTGTGAATGTATGGCAAATTCAGGCACTCGGAGCGCTGTATCTCTTATTTATTTCAATAAGCAATATAATTAAGTTTTTACGAAGGTCTAAAGAGAGCGAAGAGGAAGAGGAGACTGAGGAGCAGAAGGAGAAGAAGAACTCCAAGGCTGGCTTCTGGTGGACTGTTCTGAAGGTCGAAATCGCCGACATCGCCTTTGCGATCGATTCCATTCTAGCAGCGGTAGCTTTGGCTGTCGCCCTGCCTCCAAGTGGACTGAAGCCAATCGGCGGCATGGACGGCGGACAGTTTATCGTTATTTTCCTCGGCGGCTTTATCGGGCTTGTCATTATGCGTTTCGCGGCGAACTATTTCGTGAAGCTGCTGCATTCCCGTCCAGCGCTTGAGCTGACTGCATTCGTTATCGTGGGCTGGGTCGGCGTCAAGCTGGCTGTTCACACGATGGCGCATCCATCGATTCACTGGCTGTCGCATGATTTTGTAGAAGGCTCTTTATGGAAAGCGACCTTCTACATCGTACTCGTCCTGATCGCTGTAGTTGGCTGGTTCTTGTCGGGCCGCAGCAAAGTGGAAGGCGAGCATGGAGATGGTGCGGGCAAAGCCCCAAACCTGGATAAACATACGGGTTAAGCAAATAGAATGACCAAATAAAAGAACAAAGGGAGCCATCTACACAGCTTAGCGCTGCGTGGATGGCTCCTTTTTACTGACATAGATAGGGCATTAGGAGAAGGAAAAGCTAACGATTTCCTCCACCATCACGTATAAGGTGGTTGACGGAGCAGTCGTAATAACGAGATAGGAGGCAGTGTAATCGGTAAACTGCCCACTTACGCTGCTGCCAGCCGTCGTATTAACCGTTATGGGATTGCCTTTGTTCTCGCTGAGTACGGTGGAGAGAGGGCTTCCGGGAATAATATGTTTGGCCGTGGATTCGATAGCCATCAAGGGCCCCTCCTTTTTAAGGATATAAAAGAATATAGAAATTAAAAAATGTGCGGTTTATAACTAGGGCGTGTCTGAGAACGCTGAGGACAGCAAATTTTGCCGAATTTTCGTTCCATGCAAGGCGCGCTTGTGAAGGCGTACCGGGGGTACGTCAAGCGAACGGAACGAAGCAGGGGGCGAAAAGGCGGTTAAAGGTGCCACTGAACGGGTTTTCAGTCACGCCCTAGGTCTTTATTCCTCCGTGAAATGCGCCGTGCCTCAAAAAGGATAGCAAAGTCGTCTGTGCTTGTTAAACTGGATTTTCATGCACGTAAATAATGTTGACGAAGAAGATGCGCAGTTCATACAAAAAATTATCCTGCTCAAACGAGACGAGAATATAATCATTTCCAACCCGATTCAGCGTTCCGACGACAGCAAGCTGAAAATAGCCATTGGTCATCACGGAAACCTCTTTGCCAATCAAGGGAATTAAATCACCCGAAAGCGTAGTAGCCATGAGCTCCTTTCCTCCTTTTCGGCTTTGGCGGGACGGAGCCAAAGCCGCTTCTGAAGCCATGGCCTCAGCTCAGGGCTTCTATATTCGT
This genomic window contains:
- a CDS encoding endo-1,4-beta-xylanase; protein product: MQFKKRILASWMMMSLFIGASIPFSNAVIADKIPQIVLGSDFEDGSLQGWKARIGHEKLSLSKQEANIGSGSMLVEGRKRTYNGPMLDIRKQLLPNKEYEISAYIKLKEKPAKDITMQLTVYKNSGASSWSPLKQMTIKKEEWQQWHELKGTFLHGDTPSELKLYLETPYITDDTVDTTAFYVDDVSIAVISDMAIEDNIPAIKEVYKDDFAIGAAVYPWQMEGIYGDLLEKHFNSLTATYEMKPKFLAPKQGQYAFAAADRYVRFAEANDMVVRGHALIWHTDAAEWMYWDNNGKPASRTLALQRMKQYIEKVMKRYKGKVYAWDVVNEAIADTGGDKNGLRQTSWYKTIGPDYIDKAFEFARAADPTAKLYYNDYGTETPQKRQQIYQLLKRLKSKGLIDGVGLQSHYKLESPSTPEIEKTIKLYAGLGLDIQITELDIDTRISFGTAMPEAIAVQQAYRYKELLGLYKKYSKSISSVTFWGVQDEKTYNNQALLFDTELQAKPAYWGVADSSQLPSDPQSRTVALRASPKVQQSVDQIWDQAVSSQLTQTGSEMSSFKTLWDGTNLYVQVIVADKTRDDADQVELYVQENGQKGRDNGLEVRRLSFPRLNHQKGSYSYVTRALSTGYIVETVIPWKAIKGANGREIGFEVKIIDGASGASEPIYWNDSAWPSDSVSKLGAVWLADMPK
- a CDS encoding DUF2062 domain-containing protein gives rise to the protein MRTKMLRKFKYYCLRLLRIKKSDHVVALGSVLGFLHCWFPTFIVGLPISLLLTRLLRGNLAACVIFSTIGSITWPGLFYLNYKVGFWLNRLVGAPAADHPAHAANAVAPPLTHKAGHFASFGHLGMNFLIGSIVNSIVFSLLGYFVIRFILGRYRPTLVSKLKSQGKGVRGSLSAG
- the tnpB gene encoding IS200/IS605 family element RNA-guided endonuclease TnpB; protein product: MLVHKAYKYRIYPNEEQQRLIHQMFGCCRFVFNYFLGLWKGTYTATGKGLSYNTCATELPSLKKDYEWLKDADSIALQSAVRNVADSFDRFFKKQNQAPRFKSRKYPVQSYTTKYTNGNLAIKGDQLKLPKLGWIRFANSRATDGRILSATVRRNAAGKYFVSIVCEVDVQSLPQTDKHIGIDLGLKDFAVGSDGMRVAHPKAFRKHENRLAMWQRRMARRTKGGSNWQKAKNKAAYIHEKIANVRHDFLHQLTTKLIRENQTISIEDLNVTSMLKNHRLAKAISDASWGEFERQLSYKSQWYGRIVKFAAPFAPTSQRCHGCGFIHKEVKNLCVRQWKCPSCGTVHDRDENAAHNIKDVAV
- a CDS encoding stalk domain-containing protein, with the protein product MKKLTIAVILGTTIVASMATGAYGATKLQEIKAYLNKDISFKVDGKPVQLRDGSNNTVVPISYKGTTYLPVRSISDALGVAVDYDSKTQMIQLGEKVEGVAISSSMTTNMYRTKDAAQTTYNGKDYKEAIFDNAEGARSSSFILEPKKKYQKLYLQIAAVGQDLGKLTVKDTDTDTILKTTEINVADGLVTVEVEIGGANQLYVYADAKEGGAVFVPLTTSYYN
- a CDS encoding Dabb family protein, with amino-acid sequence MSGVWIQHSVIFSLKHAEGSDEEQRFLEDGRTILSAIPAVRDFQVYLQVSPKNDYRFGFSMVFESNEDYEAYNAHPLHVKFVEERWVTEVEKFLEIDYQKHVTVV
- a CDS encoding TerC family protein; protein product: MELLLEYGWVLVVLVVLEGLLAADNALVLAVMVKHLDEKSRKKALFYGLFGAFIFRLASLFVISLLVNVWQIQALGALYLLFISISNIIKFLRRSKESEEEEETEEQKEKKNSKAGFWWTVLKVEIADIAFAIDSILAAVALAVALPPSGLKPIGGMDGGQFIVIFLGGFIGLVIMRFAANYFVKLLHSRPALELTAFVIVGWVGVKLAVHTMAHPSIHWLSHDFVEGSLWKATFYIVLVLIAVVGWFLSGRSKVEGEHGDGAGKAPNLDKHTG
- a CDS encoding DUF2642 domain-containing protein; the encoded protein is MAIESTAKHIIPGSPLSTVLSENKGNPITVNTTAGSSVSGQFTDYTASYLVITTAPSTTLYVMVEEIVSFSFS